A window of the Paralichthys olivaceus isolate ysfri-2021 chromosome 5, ASM2471397v2, whole genome shotgun sequence genome harbors these coding sequences:
- the aatka gene encoding serine/threonine-protein kinase LMTK1 isoform X1 — protein sequence MVFALHVIVMSSAFFNPSFAFSSHFDTDGAPLSELSWPSSLAVVAVSFSGLFTFVFLMLACLCCKKGDMGFKEFENTEGEEYQADLSVLASPSSQNGPEVYILPLTEVSLPVSKQPGRSIQLLKSSDLGRHSLLYLKEIGHGWFGKVLLGEVNAGLSTTQVVVKELKASASVQDQMQFLEEVQPYRTLQHPALLQCLAQCSEVTPYLLVMEFCPLGDLKSYLRSCQVADSETPDPLILQRMACDIASGLLHLHKYNFIHSDLALRNCLLTSEMSVKIGDYGLSHSRYKDDYYVTQDQIWVALRWIAPELIDEVHGNLLVVDQTKSSNIWSLGVTVWELFELGNQPYRHYSDRQVLTYAVKEQQLKLPKPHLQFPLAERWYEVMQFCWLQPELRPCSEEVHLLVTYLCAKGSSEAEEDFEQRWNALRPNLLGSTSHTATSTALILTPSPPPADVSGADQTQAVELASSASSSFPLLEHFTDSYHSDTGDDLLTVTETSHGLNFEYKWELARAEQPYCSSSTSGPLGQGNPYYQDIYYSSQGSTSGGCKTDSLTSGISLSYYEPEHPGVVPVLSAHSPSVSSEYYIRIEEPIECNINLDDSIVDYSPGLEASNSRLSSESRTGSSMAQPSAYWSTADNAKSAAYDSDSSPTVQLTIDPLLRQVPSASPVKVGHSHNRFSSNQDDAIYCEQSSTYKTCRQACLSEPDNSPETNHLHPAGQLENTRSLSHAVSSPSLGFCDPYLEASTGRSTVNDSCPNMMGPLRKTLPIVNHISIDVETDDGLLVAQRRGEDIEDDLFSDGGNWTSNHSANNNSLSFESRQTENGHDSYLDLPYISHSNATELWSLTKATTKTFQSSLSTGSLEEGGGDTGCNACSQSTELSSYIHLCHKERDEASTLMERNFTAENVRNIKSHTSSSVNSIGTGRGIVDGKYEKQLFPNGERMYSEPKMIPETSYVKSPSSFKDPQAGQTGALSDKHRGNMWEGVSLGISLGLDKRLNCPEKLESSRALDGKVRVRESSIGLVEIGDYSEDDDDYITDITSGIFADFNLDYAEVEEDELSPLKNLKETPDSVDTLNLSSSMASHCDQAFSPDPFNTPILPKSLDSGYDTENNESPEFLFKELGDQRGGDRSPSLAGQPELIQQVGLNQVVCSSNNTSELKLKSLTDKNPYRDSAYFSDYDPENERSPQEEGSKFFAGPTNHEFHTEKLSSIRDDDPFKREFNKEEYLTNLRHIKSCAVVNLSEADPSSPHPLPTPGLSMLTPYPPQMGGCLTKESAPAEEDLGLETEHSGEEPSSELSASIVSEPSSTVQEASANHEEGNRRADDYSPVQSLNSDTTITDCGDEAAKENENGDGSTEEEELPEFNHVKEETENRRAAMTINEEDFEDIDAEECDSQDSLCEESNGPVVLSTSSSLLELCGENVRAPLEEAEDEDDSDDSESDEELRTYNIQDEDSEESEEDFTTVPVVVSDCSRARHLRSLLKMPPLLTQSCEELERKKKAVSFYDGVTVFLFDQESPTGELADYTFSTETEESPELNASDHYPHPDPELEPQAGGSLCDSEETDGSSEKDGSYQWEDDLSFNPRPSSPDTIPEPQSSPTSTSNSPEAPKPAAVALNRFMVSRFSITHVSDSHIDSVTGGGEDNPKD from the exons ATGGGGCTCCGCTGAGCGAGCTGTCATGGCCTTCATCACTGGCGGTGGTAGCTGTGTCCTTCTCTGGCCTCTTCACCTTCGTCTTCCTCATGCTGGCCTGCCTCTGCTGCAAGAAGGGAGACATGGGCTTCAAG GAgtttgaaaacacagagggagaagagtACCAGGCAGATCTCTCCGTCCTggcctctccttcctcccagAATGGCCCGGAGGTCTACATCCTTCCCCTCACTGAGGTCTCCCTGCCCGTCTCCAAGCAGCCTGGCAGATCCA TCCAGCTGCTGAAATCCTCAGACCTTGGCCGCCATAGTCTTCTTTATCTAAAGGAGATTGGACATGGTTGGTTTGGAAAG GTTCTGCTGGGCGAGGTCAATGCGGGTCTCAGCACTACCCAGGTAGTGGTAAAGGAGCTGAAGGCCAGTGCCAGTGTCCAGGATCAGATGCAGTTCCTGGAAGAGGTGCAGCCATACCG GACGCTCCAGCACCCCGCCCTCCTGCAGTGTCTGGCACAGTGCTCAGAGGTTACTCCTTATCTGCTGGTCATGGAGTTTTGCCCTCTG GGTGATCTGAAGAGTTACCTCCGCAGTTGTCAGGTTGCTGATTCCGAGACTCCAGACCCTTTGATACTCCAGCGAATGGCTTGTGACATTGCCTCAGGgcttcttcacctccacaaaTACAACTTCATACACAG CGACTTGGCCTTGCGAAACTGCCTGCTAACTTCAGAAATGTCTGTGAAGATTGGAGATTATGGCCTTTCCCACAGCCGATACAAG GATGACTATTACGTTACACAAGACCAGATTTGGGTGGCCCTGCGCTGGATTGCACCTGAGCTCATAGACGAGGTCCACGGAAACCTGCTGGTTGTTGACCAAACCAAAAGCAGCAACATATG GTCCCTGGGGGTGACTGTGTGGGAGCTGTTTGAGCTGGGAAACCAGCCGTACAGACACTACTCTGACAGACAGGTGCTGACTTATGctgtgaaggagcagcagctcaAACTACCCAAACCCCATCTGCAATTCCCCCTCGCTGAGCGCTG gTATGAGGTGATGCAGTTCTGCTGGCTTCAGCCCGAGCTGAGACCCTGTAGCGAGGAAGTGCACCTCCTGGTCACCTACCTGTGTGCCAAAGGCTCCAGTGAAGCTGAAGAGGACTTTGAACAACGCTGGAATGCTTTGAGACCCAACCTGCTTGGTAGTACCTCTCACACGGCCACGTCCACGGCCCTAATCCTGACCCCTTCACCCCCACCAGCTGATGTCTCTGGAGCAGACCAAACACAGGCAGTGGAGCTGGCCTCCTCTGCGTCATCTTCCTTCCCCCTCCTGGAACACTTCACTGACAGCTACCACTCAGACACTGGGGACGACCTACTGACCGTCACAGAGACCAGCCATGGTCTCAACTTTGAGTACAAGTGGGAACTGGCTCGAGCCGAGCAGCCATACTGCTCTTCCTCCACCAGTGGGCCACTGGGCCAGGGGAACCCATATTACCAGGATATTTATTATTCAAGCCAAGGAAGCACCTCAGGAGGCTGCAAGACTGACAGCCTGACCTCAGGTATATCCCTGTCTTATTATGAACCCGAACACCCAGGTGTGGTCCCAGTTTTGAGTGCCCACAGCCCCTCAGTCAGCAGTGAGTACTACATTCGCATAGAGGAACCAATTGAATGTAACATTAACCTGGATGACAGCATTGTGGACTACAGCCCAGGACTAGAGGCCAGCAACAGCAGGTTGTCCTCTGAGAGTCGGACTGGTTCATCCATGGCACAACCCAGTGCTTATTGGTCAACTGCTGACAACGCTAAATCTGCTGCCTACGACTCTGATTCAAGCCCCACTGTTCAACTAACCATCGATCCACTGCTGCGACAGGTCCCCAGCGCCAGCCCTGTAAAGGTAGGCCACTCCCACAACCGCTTCTCATCCAATCAGGATGACGCGATCTACTGTGAACAGTCTTCAACATACAAAACATGCCGCCAAGCCTGTCTTTCTGAACCGGATAACTcaccagagacaaaccatttgCATCCAGCGGGGCAGTTGGAAAACACACGCAGTCTGTCACATGCAGTAAGCAGCCCCAGCTTAGGCTTCTGCGATCCCTACCTGGAAGCAAGCACCGGGCGTAGCACAGTTAATGACAGCTGTCCTAATATGATGGGTCCCCTCAGAAAGACGCTACCTATTGTTAACCACATTAGTATTGATGTAGAGACAGATGATGGCCTGCTGGTTGCCCAGCGGAGAGGTGAAGACATTGAGGATGACCTCTTCTCAGACGGTGGTAACTGGACCTCAAACCATTCAGCAAACAACAACAGCTTGAGTTTtgaaagcagacagacagagaatggGCATGACAGCTATCTGGACCTTCCCTATATTTCCCATTCTAATGCAACAGAATTATGGTCTTTAACCAAGGCCACCACTAAAACCTTCCAGAGCTCCCTGTCTACTGGGTCtctggaggaaggagggggagacaCTGGTTGTAATGCTTGTAGCCAGTCCACTGAATTGAGTTCATACATTCACTTATGTcacaaagaaagagatgaagctTCCACTCTAATGGAAAGGAACTTCACTGcagaaaatgtaagaaatattAAATCTCATACCAGCTCAAGTGTAAATTCCATAGGTACAGGTCGCGGAATAGTGGATGGGAAATATGAAAAGCAATTGTTTCCTAATGGAGAGAGAATGTACTCTGAGCCTAAGATGATACCTGAGACAAGCTATGTAaagtccccctcctctttcaaGGATCCTCAGGCTGGTCAAACAGGAGCCTTGTCAGACAAACACAGGGGTAACATGTGGGAAGGGGTTTCATTAGGAATATCTCTTGGTCTAGACAAGAGGCTAAACTGTCCAGAGAAATTGGAAAGCAGCAGAGCTCTGGATGGTAAAGTGAGGGTTAGAGAATCCAGCATCGGCCTGGTTGAGATTGGTGACTACAGTGAGGACGACGATGACTACATTACAGATATTACATCAGGTATCTTTGCCGACTTCAATCTAGATTATGCTGAGGTAGAGGAGGACGAGCTAAGCCCATTGAAGAATCTGAAGGAAACCCCAGACTCTGTGGACACCCTTAATCTGTCCTCATCGATGGCAAGCCACTGTGATCAGGCCTTCAGCCCCGACCCCTTTAATACCCCAATCTTGCCCAAATCCTTGGACAGTGGCTATGACACTGAGAACAACGAATCTCCAGAGTTTCTTTTCAAAGAGCTTGGAGATCAACGGGGTGGTGATAGGAGCCCGAGCCTGGCTGGACAACCTGAACTTATACAGCAGGTGGGTTTAAACCAGGTTGTCTGCAGTTCCAACAACACCTCAGAGCTAAAGTTAAAAAGCCTGACTGATAAGAACCCGTACAGGGACTCTGCCTATTTCTCTGACTATGATCCTGAAAATGAGAGGAGCCCTCAAGAGGAAGGCAGTAAGTTCTTTGCAGGTCCTACTAACCATGAATTCCACACTGAGAAATTGAGCTCTATTAGAGATGATGACCCATTCAAGAGGGAATTCAATAAAGAGGAGTACTTAACAAATCTGAGACACATAAAAAGTTGTGCTGTGGTGAATCTCTCAGAGGCTGACCCCAGTTCACCCCATCCCCTTCCCACCCCTGGGCTGTCAATGCTAACACCGTACCCTCCGCAGATGGGCGGCTGCCTGACCAAAGAGTCAGCCCCCGCAGAAGAAGACCTCGGACTGGAGACAGAGCACTCGGGAGAGGAGCCTTCCTCAGAGCTCAGTGCCTCCATTGTGTCTGAACCATCTTCCACTGTCCAGGAGGCCTCGGCTAACCACGAGGAAGGGAACAGAAGAGCGGACGATTACTCCCCTGTCCAGTCTCTGAATTCTGACACCACCATAACTGATTGCGGAGACGAAGCAgccaaagaaaatgaaaatggtgACGgctccacagaggaggaggagctgcccgAATTCAATCACGTCAAGGAGGAGACTGAGAACAGGAGGGCGGCCATGACTATAAATGAGGAAGATTTTGAGGACATAGATGCAGAGGAGTGCGACTCACAGGACAGTTTATGCGAAGAATCCAATGGCCCTGTTGTCCTGTCGACTTCCTCATCGCTGCTGGAGCTGTGTGGAGAAAATGTAAGAGCACCACTAGAGGAGGCGGAGGATGAGGATGACTCTGACGACAGTGAGTCCGATGAGGAGTTGAGGACCTACAACATCCAGGATGAAGACAGCGAAGAGAGTGAAGAGGATTTCACCACAGTGCCAGTGGTGGTAAGCGACTGCAGCAGGGCACGACATCTGCGCAGCCTCCTAAAGATGCCCCCCCTGCTCACCCAATCCTGTGAAGAgttggagaggaagaaaaaagcgGTGTCCTTTTATGATGGCGTCACGGTGTTCCTTTTTGACCAG GAGAGTCCCACAGGAGAGCTGGCCGACTACACCTTCTCCACAGAAACGGAGGAATCTCCAGAGTTAAACGCCTCTGACCATTATCCACATCCTGACCCTGAACTTGAACCCCAAGCCGGTGGATCATTATGTGACTCTGAAGAAACTGACGGGAGCTCAGAAAAGG ATGGTAGTTATCAATGGGAAGATGACCTTTCATTTAATCCCCGTCCGTCTTCACCTGACACCATCCCTGAGCCCCAGTCCTCACCCACATCCACCTCCAACAGTCCAGAGGCTCCAAAACCTGCAGCTGTGGCACTCAACCGTTTTATGGTCTCACGATTCTCTATCACACACGTCTCTGACTCCCACATAGACTCAGTAACAG GGGGCGGTGAAGATAATCCAAAAGACTGA